Proteins from a genomic interval of Stenotrophomonas maltophilia:
- a CDS encoding PspC domain-containing protein: MNTTPKTLSRSLNDRMIAGVMGGIAHRFGWNVTLLRVIYVLLSLASAAFPGILVYLILWLLMPNEAD, from the coding sequence ATGAACACCACGCCCAAGACGCTGTCGCGTTCATTGAACGACCGCATGATTGCCGGCGTGATGGGTGGCATCGCCCATCGCTTCGGTTGGAATGTCACGCTGCTGCGGGTGATCTACGTGCTGCTGTCGCTGGCCTCTGCAGCTTTTCCCGGCATCCTGGTCTACCTGATCCTGTGGCTGCTGATGCCGAACGAGGCCGATTGA
- a CDS encoding YfeK family protein, translating to MMSQRISMLLAALLAAPVAHAAPGPQAQREIAQLISSLDGSQCRFQRNGSWHDAAEARAHLQRKYDYLLKKNQVDSAEQFIERAASQSSMSGKPYRIHCPGQPEQTAAAWFGARLQALRQRTP from the coding sequence ATGATGTCGCAACGGATTTCGATGCTGCTTGCCGCGCTGCTGGCAGCGCCTGTGGCCCACGCCGCCCCCGGCCCGCAGGCACAGCGCGAGATCGCCCAGCTGATCTCCAGCCTCGATGGCTCGCAGTGCCGGTTCCAGCGCAATGGCAGCTGGCATGACGCCGCCGAGGCGCGTGCGCACCTGCAGCGCAAGTACGATTACCTGCTGAAGAAGAACCAGGTGGACAGTGCCGAGCAGTTCATCGAGCGCGCGGCCAGCCAGAGCAGCATGAGCGGCAAGCCCTACCGCATCCATTGCCCGGGGCAGCCTGAACAGACCGCAGCCGCCTGGTTCGGTGCGCGCCTGCAGGCCCTGCGCCAACGCACGCCGTAG
- the phaC gene encoding class III poly(R)-hydroxyalkanoic acid synthase subunit PhaC, with the protein MKGPLGFNADDLMQETLAMQRKLMEGLKLLPQVEDVDYGVTAREEVWRDGKVVLYRFVGEQAPTRRTPLLIVYALVNRPYMVDLQADRSLVQKLLALGQDVYVLDWGYPDRSERFQTLEDYLLRYIDGAVDALRARSGGPVDLLGICQGGVFALCYAALRRQKLGKLITMVTPVDFQTADNMLSHWARQVDVDLLVDTLGNIPADLMNASYLMLKPFRLNVQKYVGLLDILDDKAALEDFLRMEKWIFDSPDLAGEAFRDFIKQFYQGNGLVKGTVRIGEEAVDLAKVTLPVLNIYAEQDHLVPPDASRAMRGRLGTTDYTESSFRGGHIGIYVSGRAQREVPATIDGWLKARDA; encoded by the coding sequence ATGAAAGGACCGCTGGGCTTCAACGCCGATGACCTGATGCAGGAAACCCTGGCCATGCAGCGCAAGCTGATGGAAGGGCTGAAGCTGCTGCCGCAGGTTGAAGACGTGGACTATGGCGTGACTGCCCGCGAGGAAGTCTGGCGCGACGGCAAGGTGGTGCTGTACCGCTTCGTAGGCGAGCAGGCACCCACCCGCCGCACGCCACTGCTGATTGTCTATGCGCTGGTCAACCGGCCGTACATGGTGGACCTGCAGGCCGACCGCTCGCTGGTACAGAAGCTGCTGGCGTTGGGCCAGGACGTCTATGTGCTGGACTGGGGCTACCCGGACCGCTCCGAGCGCTTCCAGACCCTGGAGGATTACCTGCTGCGCTACATCGATGGCGCGGTGGATGCGCTGCGCGCGCGCAGCGGTGGCCCGGTGGACCTGCTCGGCATCTGCCAGGGTGGCGTGTTCGCGCTGTGCTATGCGGCACTGCGCCGGCAGAAGCTGGGCAAGCTGATCACCATGGTCACCCCGGTTGATTTCCAGACCGCCGACAACATGCTCTCGCACTGGGCACGGCAGGTGGACGTGGATCTGCTGGTCGACACGCTGGGCAACATTCCGGCCGACCTGATGAATGCCAGCTACCTGATGCTCAAGCCATTCCGCCTGAACGTGCAGAAGTATGTCGGCCTGCTCGACATCCTTGATGACAAGGCGGCGCTGGAGGATTTCCTGCGCATGGAGAAGTGGATCTTCGACTCGCCGGACCTGGCCGGTGAAGCGTTCCGTGATTTCATCAAGCAGTTCTACCAGGGCAACGGGCTGGTGAAGGGCACGGTGCGGATCGGCGAGGAAGCAGTGGATCTCGCGAAAGTGACCCTGCCGGTGCTGAACATCTACGCCGAACAGGACCATCTGGTGCCGCCGGATGCCTCGCGCGCGATGCGTGGGCGACTGGGCACCACCGACTACACTGAATCCAGTTTCCGTGGTGGCCACATCGGTATCTACGTGTCCGGCCGCGCGCAGCGCGAAGTGCCGGCGACGATCGATGGTTGGCTGAAGGCGCGTGACGCGTAA
- the phaE gene encoding class III poly(R)-hydroxyalkanoic acid synthase subunit PhaE, which translates to MTSSAHDAGSSDFETLARQYFGAWGDALRHATTPGAPAGDDPGSWQRLFDWWGQLLPEQGQGAPEDAVRRFREQAGSWYGTMQEVAARFAGRDASSADVAHAWREAVQGQGDGMLQWMLQGARGSTQAGAAVPEFAAWLQQFQLQAGPWLQSPAFGPGREHQARWQALLRAQEEYQQHSRAYVDQIKQALDEAFALFEQRLAEHEQPGSQLTSARAMFDLWIEVAEEAYAKVAMSEPFQQVYAALGNAQMRLRAGLQHEVEQMSERIGLPTRSEMDAAHRRIAELERSLRRLQAQVAVLAGTAAVDPVSQPAPAKVKPAARKAAKKAAPSNKPAAKKTPAKKAAARTTSRARAR; encoded by the coding sequence ATGACCAGCTCGGCCCACGACGCCGGCAGCAGCGATTTCGAGACCCTTGCCCGGCAGTACTTCGGTGCCTGGGGGGATGCCCTGCGCCATGCGACCACGCCCGGTGCACCGGCCGGCGATGACCCCGGCAGCTGGCAGCGCCTGTTTGACTGGTGGGGCCAGCTGTTGCCCGAACAGGGGCAGGGTGCGCCGGAAGATGCCGTGCGCCGTTTCCGCGAACAGGCCGGCAGTTGGTACGGCACGATGCAGGAAGTGGCGGCACGCTTCGCTGGACGCGATGCCAGCAGCGCCGATGTGGCCCACGCCTGGCGCGAGGCAGTGCAGGGGCAGGGCGACGGCATGCTGCAGTGGATGCTGCAGGGCGCGCGGGGCAGCACCCAGGCCGGCGCCGCCGTGCCCGAATTCGCCGCGTGGCTGCAGCAGTTCCAGCTGCAGGCCGGCCCGTGGCTGCAGAGCCCGGCGTTCGGGCCCGGCCGCGAACACCAGGCGCGCTGGCAGGCCCTGCTGCGTGCGCAGGAGGAATACCAGCAGCACTCGCGTGCCTACGTCGATCAGATCAAGCAGGCGCTGGACGAAGCCTTCGCGTTGTTCGAGCAGCGCCTGGCGGAGCACGAACAACCGGGCAGCCAGCTGACCAGCGCCCGCGCGATGTTCGACCTGTGGATTGAAGTGGCGGAGGAAGCCTACGCCAAGGTTGCGATGTCCGAGCCGTTCCAGCAGGTGTATGCCGCGCTGGGCAACGCGCAGATGCGCCTGCGCGCCGGCCTGCAGCACGAGGTGGAACAGATGAGTGAACGCATCGGTCTGCCGACCCGCAGCGAGATGGACGCTGCGCATCGCCGCATTGCCGAGCTGGAGCGCAGCCTTCGCCGCCTGCAGGCACAGGTGGCGGTGCTGGCGGGGACCGCCGCGGTGGATCCGGTGTCGCAGCCGGCGCCGGCTAAGGTGAAGCCGGCCGCGCGCAAAGCCGCGAAGAAGGCCGCGCCGTCGAACAAGCCGGCCGCGAAGAAAACACCGGCGAAGAAGGCTGCCGCACGCACCACCTCGCGGGCGCGTGCCCGATGA
- a CDS encoding CDP-alcohol phosphatidyltransferase family protein yields the protein MKRHFSMLREFQLADWFTLANAFCGTGAVFAAMRFLQDGERGYLLFGMALIPLAFIFDALDGRIARWRKSSSTLGRELDSLSDVISFGVAPAALAYACGMQGGWDWLVLSYFVCCGVSRLARYNVTAEALAGDEGKVKYFEGTPIPTSLVLVIVLAIAAGTDAIGQDLWFGQWQIGPWQLHPMVLLFALSGSLMISKTLRIPKP from the coding sequence ATGAAACGTCACTTCTCGATGCTGCGCGAATTCCAGCTGGCCGACTGGTTCACCCTGGCCAATGCTTTCTGCGGCACCGGTGCGGTGTTCGCCGCGATGCGTTTCCTGCAGGACGGCGAGCGCGGCTACCTGCTGTTCGGCATGGCGCTGATCCCGCTGGCCTTCATTTTCGACGCCCTTGACGGGCGCATCGCGCGCTGGCGCAAATCCAGCTCCACCCTGGGGCGCGAGCTGGACTCGCTGTCGGACGTGATCTCCTTCGGCGTGGCGCCGGCGGCGCTGGCCTATGCGTGCGGCATGCAGGGCGGCTGGGACTGGCTGGTGCTGAGCTACTTCGTGTGCTGCGGCGTCAGCCGCCTGGCGCGCTACAACGTCACCGCCGAGGCGCTGGCCGGCGACGAGGGCAAGGTCAAGTATTTCGAGGGCACTCCGATCCCGACCAGCCTGGTGCTGGTGATCGTGCTGGCGATCGCCGCCGGTACCGATGCCATCGGCCAGGACCTCTGGTTTGGCCAGTGGCAGATCGGCCCTTGGCAGCTGCACCCGATGGTGCTGCTGTTCGCCCTTTCCGGGTCGCTGATGATCAGCAAGACCCTGCGCATTCCCAAGCCATGA
- a CDS encoding class I SAM-dependent methyltransferase, translating to MVTGGPAAATSESLRWTTTMLDASTLAAQLRQPHGDAALAVADSMNRSNATLNHAAIGLLAVGTGERVLEIGPGNAAFAPLMLQASGSHYLGIELSTAMVEAGNQRLASAGLGDRAAMRLGDAHALPVDEASMDAALAVNTLYFWPNLAPVLDELARVLHRGGRLCLAFGDASFMRGLPFAADFQLHELDAVELALRVSGFHVSAWRSHRETAAGNDGQTREKHFHLLLAHRR from the coding sequence ATGGTCACCGGCGGACCCGCCGCCGCCACGTCCGAATCTCTTCGATGGACGACGACGATGCTGGATGCTTCCACCCTGGCCGCGCAGCTGCGGCAGCCCCATGGCGACGCCGCGCTGGCGGTGGCCGACTCGATGAACCGCAGCAACGCCACGCTCAACCACGCTGCAATCGGGCTGCTGGCCGTCGGCACCGGCGAACGGGTCCTGGAGATCGGCCCAGGCAATGCGGCCTTCGCGCCATTGATGCTGCAGGCCAGCGGCAGCCACTATCTCGGCATCGAGCTGTCCACGGCCATGGTCGAGGCCGGCAACCAGCGGCTGGCCAGCGCCGGCCTGGGCGACCGGGCGGCAATGCGGCTTGGCGATGCCCATGCGCTGCCGGTGGACGAGGCGTCCATGGATGCCGCACTGGCGGTCAACACCCTGTACTTCTGGCCGAACCTGGCCCCGGTGCTGGACGAGCTGGCGCGCGTACTGCACCGGGGAGGCCGGCTGTGCCTGGCGTTCGGCGATGCCAGCTTCATGCGCGGTCTGCCATTCGCCGCCGACTTCCAGCTGCATGAGCTGGACGCGGTGGAGCTGGCGCTGCGGGTATCGGGCTTCCACGTCTCGGCCTGGCGCAGCCATCGCGAAACCGCCGCCGGCAATGACGGGCAGACGCGGGAGAAGCATTTCCACCTGCTGCTGGCGCATCGGCGCTGA
- a CDS encoding MATE family efflux transporter, which translates to MDTPAHPIPPVAPPLWRTYLTLLLPMLLTNALQLAAGTLDNIYLGHLLGTQAVAAAAAFFPVFFLLLALVMGLATGAMVLIGQAWGAGRPQQARAVAGSAVALVLLLSVLVMAVGGGFAPQLLAALGTPAPILGESIVYARVLLLAAPAFFLLWLATAVSRAVGDAKTPLHALLLATVVGLLCTPLLILGWAGLPQLGAASAAVSAALASLLALAWLMWRWQRMGHPLAPGHELLQAIRFDGAIIRSMLRIGVPSSLQMLSLAVAEIVLLGWINRYGYTATAAYGAVNQLMSWVQLPAMSLGITATILAAHAMGAGRAARLPAIARTGVMLGLVMLCGVVMLVVALAPWLSGLILAATDVRELAALQLRTVVWGVLAMGISAVLVGVMRGSGTVWLPALLGMVAVLLLELPLAMWLQSRYGLAGLWWAWPLGLVAMLVMQVLCFARWRRMRAG; encoded by the coding sequence ATGGACACCCCCGCACATCCCATCCCTCCGGTCGCGCCGCCCCTCTGGCGCACCTATCTGACCCTGCTGCTGCCGATGCTGCTGACCAACGCATTGCAGCTGGCCGCAGGCACGCTGGACAACATCTACCTCGGCCATCTGCTGGGTACGCAGGCGGTGGCCGCCGCCGCAGCGTTCTTCCCTGTCTTCTTCCTGCTGTTGGCCCTGGTAATGGGTCTGGCGACCGGTGCGATGGTGCTGATCGGCCAGGCCTGGGGCGCGGGCCGGCCGCAACAGGCTCGCGCGGTGGCCGGCAGTGCGGTGGCACTTGTCCTGCTGTTGTCAGTGCTGGTGATGGCGGTGGGCGGCGGTTTCGCGCCACAGCTGCTGGCAGCACTGGGCACGCCAGCGCCGATCCTCGGCGAATCCATCGTCTATGCCCGTGTTCTGCTGCTGGCTGCACCGGCGTTCTTCCTGCTGTGGCTGGCCACTGCGGTGAGCCGTGCGGTGGGCGATGCCAAAACGCCGCTGCATGCGCTGCTGCTGGCCACGGTGGTCGGCCTGCTGTGCACGCCGCTGCTGATCCTGGGCTGGGCCGGCCTGCCGCAGCTGGGCGCGGCCAGTGCGGCAGTCTCGGCGGCGCTCGCCTCGCTGCTGGCCCTGGCCTGGCTGATGTGGCGGTGGCAGCGGATGGGTCACCCGTTGGCACCGGGGCATGAGTTGCTGCAAGCCATCCGCTTTGATGGCGCGATCATTCGTTCGATGCTGCGCATCGGCGTACCTTCATCGCTGCAGATGCTCAGTCTGGCCGTTGCCGAGATCGTGTTGCTCGGCTGGATCAACCGCTATGGCTATACCGCCACGGCAGCCTATGGTGCGGTCAACCAGTTGATGAGCTGGGTGCAGCTGCCGGCCATGTCGCTGGGCATCACCGCCACCATCCTCGCCGCGCATGCGATGGGGGCAGGGCGTGCGGCACGATTGCCCGCCATTGCCCGCACCGGCGTGATGCTTGGACTGGTGATGCTGTGCGGGGTGGTGATGCTGGTTGTGGCGCTGGCGCCCTGGCTGAGCGGCCTGATCCTGGCGGCGACCGACGTGCGCGAACTGGCCGCGTTGCAGTTGCGCACCGTGGTGTGGGGCGTGTTGGCGATGGGTATCAGCGCGGTGCTGGTCGGGGTGATGCGCGGTAGCGGCACGGTATGGCTGCCAGCGTTGCTGGGCATGGTGGCGGTATTGCTGCTGGAGCTGCCGCTGGCGATGTGGCTGCAGTCCCGGTACGGTCTGGCCGGGCTGTGGTGGGCGTGGCCGCTGGGACTGGTGGCGATGCTGGTGATGCAGGTGTTGTGTTTCGCGCGTTGGCGACGGATGCGGGCGGGGTAG
- a CDS encoding DUF2239 family protein: protein MPASRLPPFSCFDGHRLVASGTPEVAALALKQLRAGNAAGPLLVFDNATGRTRDFDTRGSDAELLARVIEAFPAAVEADADVTAEDVPATPRGRGRPKLGVVAREVTLLPRHWAWLAEQPGGASVVLRRLVEAASRAGADKDRQRRHSERAYHFLQTIAGDLPGFEEAIRVLFAHDRAGLEMALRSWPGDVRNHALRLAFDDSSDHADD from the coding sequence ATGCCTGCGTCCCGACTCCCTCCCTTCAGTTGCTTCGACGGCCACCGCCTGGTCGCTTCCGGTACACCGGAAGTGGCTGCGCTTGCGCTGAAACAGCTGCGCGCCGGCAACGCTGCCGGTCCGCTGCTCGTGTTCGACAACGCTACCGGCCGCACCCGTGATTTCGATACGCGCGGTAGCGACGCAGAACTGCTGGCGCGGGTCATCGAAGCGTTTCCCGCCGCCGTCGAGGCGGATGCCGACGTCACTGCCGAAGATGTGCCGGCAACGCCGCGTGGCCGTGGCCGCCCCAAGCTGGGCGTGGTCGCCCGCGAAGTGACCCTGCTGCCGCGCCACTGGGCGTGGCTGGCCGAGCAGCCCGGCGGGGCCTCGGTAGTGCTGCGCAGGCTGGTGGAGGCGGCCAGCCGTGCTGGTGCGGACAAGGACCGGCAGCGCCGCCACAGCGAGCGTGCCTATCACTTCCTGCAGACCATCGCCGGAGACCTGCCAGGTTTCGAGGAAGCGATCCGTGTCCTGTTCGCGCACGACCGGGCGGGCCTGGAAATGGCGTTGCGCAGCTGGCCCGGGGATGTGCGCAATCACGCCCTGCGCCTGGCCTTCGATGATTCTTCGGACCACGCAGACGACTGA
- a CDS encoding NUDIX hydrolase yields the protein MPYTPIVATLGYVLSPDRRQVLMIHRNTRPGDHHLGKYNGLGGKIEPTEDVAAGMRREIAEEAGIHCTGMRLRGTISWPGFGKHGEDWLGFVFVIDGFEGTPHGGNHEGTLEWVDLDKLDTLPMWEGDRNFLPLVFDADPRPFHGVMPYKDGRMVSWSYSRL from the coding sequence ATGCCGTATACCCCGATCGTCGCCACCCTGGGCTACGTGCTGTCGCCTGATCGTCGCCAGGTGCTGATGATCCATCGCAATACCCGCCCCGGTGACCACCACCTGGGCAAGTACAACGGGCTGGGCGGCAAGATCGAACCGACCGAAGACGTCGCGGCTGGCATGCGCCGCGAGATCGCGGAGGAAGCCGGCATCCACTGCACCGGCATGCGCCTGCGCGGCACCATCAGCTGGCCGGGTTTCGGCAAGCACGGCGAGGACTGGCTGGGCTTCGTGTTCGTCATCGATGGATTCGAGGGCACCCCGCACGGTGGCAACCACGAAGGCACGCTGGAGTGGGTGGACCTGGACAAGCTGGACACGCTGCCGATGTGGGAGGGCGACCGCAACTTCCTGCCACTGGTGTTCGACGCCGACCCACGCCCGTTCCACGGCGTGATGCCGTACAAGGACGGCCGCATGGTCAGCTGGTCCTACAGCCGGCTGTAA
- a CDS encoding DUF1249 domain-containing protein, giving the protein MARALPRTERIPRLSRLSWLMGLYAENYRHLVRLFEPAGLAAGSYISSIGDGLDVRLDVIECHRYTVELRLTYDLADPVTGEPDPSAYVRLYRDARQAETTHCYVGRRWQDTMGLYPPPAELISHRMRMNTFLGKWLEYLAERGHGVATLRRDPEGAGAPAERRLSLVR; this is encoded by the coding sequence ATGGCCCGAGCCTTGCCCCGTACCGAACGCATTCCCCGCCTGAGCCGGTTGAGCTGGCTCATGGGCCTGTACGCGGAAAACTACCGCCATCTGGTGCGCCTGTTCGAACCGGCCGGACTGGCGGCGGGCAGCTACATTTCCTCGATCGGCGACGGCCTGGATGTCCGCCTGGACGTGATCGAGTGCCACCGCTACACGGTGGAGCTGCGTCTGACCTACGACCTGGCCGATCCGGTCACCGGCGAGCCCGATCCGTCGGCCTATGTGCGCCTGTACCGTGACGCCCGCCAGGCCGAGACCACCCATTGCTACGTCGGTCGCCGCTGGCAGGACACCATGGGCCTGTACCCGCCGCCGGCGGAGCTGATCAGCCACCGCATGCGGATGAACACCTTCCTCGGCAAGTGGTTGGAATACCTGGCCGAGCGCGGCCACGGCGTGGCCACCCTGCGCCGTGATCCCGAGGGCGCAGGCGCGCCCGCCGAACGCCGCCTGTCGCTGGTGCGCTGA
- the ppsR gene encoding posphoenolpyruvate synthetase regulatory kinase/phosphorylase PpsR: MSTIRPVFYVSDGTGITAETIGHSLLTQFSGFSFITDRMSFVDDPEKAREACARIQAAGERYQVRPIVVNSCVDQSLSLILADSGALMLDVFAPFIEPLERELASPRLARVGQAHGMVDFDTYHRRINAMNFALTHDDGIAVNYDDADVILVAVSRAGKTPTCIYLALHYGVRAANYPLTDEDLESDRLPPRLRNYRRKLFGLTIDPDRLQQIRQERRPNSRYANLDTCKREVAAAEVMFQMERIPTLSTTHTSIEEISSKVLATLGLQRELY, from the coding sequence ATGTCGACCATCCGTCCGGTGTTCTACGTTTCCGATGGAACCGGTATCACCGCTGAAACCATTGGGCATAGCCTGCTCACCCAGTTCTCCGGGTTCAGCTTCATTACCGACCGCATGTCGTTTGTCGACGACCCCGAAAAAGCGCGTGAAGCCTGCGCCCGGATCCAGGCGGCGGGGGAGCGGTACCAGGTCCGGCCGATCGTGGTGAACTCCTGCGTGGACCAGAGCCTGAGCCTGATCCTGGCCGACAGCGGTGCGCTGATGCTGGATGTGTTCGCACCGTTCATCGAGCCGCTGGAGCGTGAACTGGCCAGCCCGCGCCTGGCCCGGGTCGGCCAGGCCCACGGCATGGTCGATTTCGACACCTACCACCGCCGCATCAACGCGATGAACTTCGCCCTGACCCATGACGATGGGATCGCGGTGAACTACGACGATGCCGACGTGATCCTGGTGGCGGTGTCGCGCGCCGGCAAGACGCCCACCTGCATCTACCTGGCCCTGCATTACGGGGTGCGCGCGGCCAATTACCCGCTGACCGACGAAGACCTGGAAAGCGACCGCCTGCCGCCGCGCCTGCGCAACTACCGGCGCAAGCTGTTCGGCCTGACCATCGACCCGGACCGCCTGCAGCAGATCCGCCAGGAGCGCCGCCCGAACTCGCGCTACGCCAACCTGGACACCTGCAAGCGTGAGGTGGCTGCGGCCGAGGTGATGTTCCAGATGGAGCGGATCCCGACCCTGAGCACCACCCATACCTCGATCGAGGAGATCTCCAGCAAGGTGCTGGCCACGCTGGGGCTGCAGCGCGAGCTGTATTGA
- the ppsA gene encoding phosphoenolpyruvate synthase, which translates to MNENILWLHELRLADLARVGGKNSSLGEMIGNLAGLGVSVPGGYATTSEAFKDFIAHNDLSKRIFDKLAKLDVENVNALTAAGKEIRSWVIDAPLQPQLDQDIRTAYAKLSADNGGGDVAVAVRSSATAEDLPDASFAGQQETFLNVTGADDVVHKVKEVFASLYNDRAIAYRVHHGFKHEDVFLSAGVQLMVRSGVGSSGVLFTLDTESGFRDVVFVTSSFGLGEMVVQGAVNPDEYYVYKPTLQAGKPAILRRSLGSKAIRMVYSDVPGERVRIEDTPAELRTTFSISDEDVQELSKQALVIEKHYGRPMDIEWAKDGVSGKLFIVQARPETVKSRSHATQIERFALTEKGGNVLAEGRAVGAKIGSGVARVVKTLDDMNRVQPGDVLIADMTDPDWEPVMKRASAIVTNRGGRTCHAAIIARELGVPAVVGSGNATKVIEDGQLVTVSCAEGDTGFIYEGKLGFERTTTDLGNMPPAPLKIMMNVANPERAFDFGQLPNAGIGLARLEMIIASHIGIHPNALLEYDRQDAATKKKIDEKIAGYSDPVGFYVDRLAEGIATLTASVAPNAVIVRLSDFKSNEYANLIGGSNYEPHEENPMIGFRGASRYVDPSFSAAFALECKAVLRVRNEMGLDNLWVMIPFVRTLEEGRKVIEVLEQNGLKQGENGLKIIMMCEVPSNALLADEFLEIFDGFSIGSNDLTQLSLGLDRDSSIVAHLFDERNPAVKKLLSMAIKAARAKGKYVGICGQGPSDHPDLAEWLMQEGIESVSLNPDTVVDTWLRLAKLKANG; encoded by the coding sequence TTGAACGAGAACATCCTGTGGTTGCACGAACTGCGTCTGGCCGACCTGGCCCGCGTAGGCGGCAAGAATTCGTCGCTGGGCGAGATGATCGGCAACCTGGCCGGTCTGGGCGTCTCCGTTCCCGGAGGTTATGCGACCACGTCTGAAGCCTTCAAGGACTTCATCGCGCACAACGACCTGTCCAAGCGCATCTTCGACAAGCTGGCCAAGCTGGACGTCGAGAACGTCAACGCGCTGACCGCCGCGGGCAAGGAAATCCGCTCTTGGGTGATCGACGCTCCGCTGCAGCCGCAGCTGGACCAGGACATCCGCACCGCATACGCCAAGCTGAGCGCCGACAACGGCGGCGGCGACGTGGCCGTAGCCGTGCGTTCCTCGGCCACCGCCGAGGATCTGCCGGATGCCTCCTTCGCCGGCCAACAGGAAACCTTCCTCAACGTCACCGGTGCCGACGATGTCGTGCACAAGGTCAAGGAAGTGTTCGCCTCGCTGTACAACGACCGTGCCATCGCCTACCGCGTGCACCACGGCTTCAAGCATGAGGACGTGTTCCTGTCCGCCGGCGTGCAGCTGATGGTGCGTTCCGGCGTCGGTTCTTCCGGCGTGCTGTTCACCCTGGACACCGAGTCCGGCTTCCGCGACGTGGTGTTCGTCACCTCTTCGTTCGGCCTGGGCGAAATGGTCGTGCAGGGCGCGGTCAACCCGGACGAGTACTACGTCTACAAGCCCACCCTGCAGGCCGGCAAGCCGGCGATCCTGCGCCGCTCGCTCGGCAGCAAGGCGATCCGCATGGTGTACTCGGATGTTCCGGGTGAGCGCGTCAGGATCGAAGATACCCCGGCCGAACTGCGCACCACCTTCTCGATCAGCGACGAGGACGTGCAGGAACTGTCCAAGCAGGCCCTGGTCATCGAAAAGCACTACGGCCGCCCGATGGACATCGAGTGGGCCAAGGACGGTGTCAGCGGCAAGCTGTTCATCGTGCAGGCGCGCCCGGAAACGGTGAAGTCGCGCAGCCACGCCACCCAGATCGAGCGCTTCGCGCTGACCGAAAAGGGCGGCAACGTGCTGGCCGAAGGCCGCGCCGTCGGTGCCAAGATCGGTTCGGGCGTGGCCCGCGTGGTCAAGACGCTGGACGACATGAACCGCGTGCAGCCGGGCGACGTGCTGATCGCCGACATGACCGATCCCGATTGGGAGCCGGTGATGAAGCGCGCTTCTGCCATCGTCACCAACCGTGGCGGCCGTACCTGCCACGCCGCGATCATCGCGCGCGAGCTGGGCGTGCCGGCCGTGGTCGGTTCGGGCAACGCCACCAAGGTGATCGAAGATGGCCAGCTGGTCACCGTCAGCTGCGCTGAAGGCGATACCGGCTTCATCTACGAAGGCAAGCTCGGCTTCGAGCGCACCACCACCGATCTGGGCAACATGCCGCCGGCACCGCTGAAGATCATGATGAACGTGGCCAACCCGGAACGTGCCTTCGACTTCGGCCAGCTGCCGAACGCCGGCATCGGCCTGGCCCGCCTGGAAATGATCATCGCCAGCCACATCGGCATCCACCCGAACGCGCTACTGGAATACGACCGTCAGGATGCGGCGACCAAGAAGAAGATCGACGAGAAGATCGCCGGTTATTCCGATCCGGTCGGCTTCTATGTGGACCGCCTGGCTGAAGGCATCGCCACCCTCACCGCCTCGGTTGCACCGAACGCCGTGATCGTGCGCCTGTCGGACTTCAAGTCCAACGAATACGCCAACCTGATCGGCGGCAGCAACTACGAGCCGCACGAAGAGAACCCGATGATCGGCTTCCGCGGCGCCAGCCGTTACGTCGACCCGAGCTTCTCGGCCGCCTTCGCGCTGGAATGCAAGGCCGTGCTGCGCGTGCGCAACGAAATGGGCCTGGACAACCTGTGGGTCATGATTCCGTTCGTGCGCACCCTGGAAGAAGGCCGCAAGGTCATCGAGGTGCTGGAACAGAACGGCCTGAAGCAGGGCGAGAACGGCCTGAAGATCATCATGATGTGCGAAGTGCCGTCCAACGCACTGCTGGCTGATGAGTTCCTGGAAATCTTCGACGGCTTCTCGATCGGCTCCAACGACCTGACCCAGCTGAGCCTGGGCCTGGACCGCGACTCGTCGATCGTCGCGCACCTGTTCGACGAACGTAACCCGGCGGTGAAGAAGCTGCTGTCGATGGCCATCAAGGCAGCACGTGCCAAGGGCAAGTACGTCGGCATCTGCGGCCAGGGGCCGTCCGATCATCCGGATCTGGCCGAATGGCTGATGCAGGAAGGCATCGAGTCGGTGTCGCTGAACCCGGATACCGTGGTCGATACCTGGCTGCGCCTGGCCAAGCTGAAGGCCAACGGTTGA